The Collimonas fungivorans Ter331 genome has a segment encoding these proteins:
- a CDS encoding ABC transporter substrate-binding protein gives MKFPFLRSAIASVVLLSLAGVSASAAYAADKTVVVTAIVEHPALDAVRDGVKDELKAAGYEVGKNLKFEYQSAQGNNATASQIARKYAGSQPDVAVAIATPSAQALVAATKTVPIVYAAVTDPVAAKLVKSWDASGTNVTGVSDMSPLDKQIELIRKVAPKAKRIGVIYSPGEANSVSIVESLKKLLAGTDLTLVEGAAARTIDVPSAAQSLVGKVDVIYAPTDNNVMSAFEGIVKVAEQAKLPVVAADTDAVKRGAAAAIGLNYYDLGRQAGKIVVRILKGEAAGKIASQTSTTFELYVNPKAALKQGLTLPADLVKSAKVVEQ, from the coding sequence ATGAAATTTCCTTTCTTGCGTTCCGCCATTGCATCCGTAGTCTTGCTTAGCCTGGCGGGCGTATCCGCTTCCGCTGCCTACGCTGCCGATAAAACGGTAGTGGTGACGGCCATCGTTGAACATCCGGCGCTCGACGCTGTGCGCGACGGCGTCAAGGACGAGTTGAAGGCGGCCGGTTATGAAGTCGGCAAGAATCTGAAGTTCGAATACCAAAGCGCGCAAGGCAACAACGCCACGGCGTCGCAGATCGCCCGCAAGTACGCCGGCAGCCAGCCGGATGTCGCGGTCGCGATCGCCACCCCGTCGGCCCAGGCGCTGGTGGCAGCCACCAAGACCGTGCCTATCGTATACGCCGCGGTGACCGATCCGGTCGCGGCCAAGCTGGTCAAGAGCTGGGATGCATCCGGCACCAATGTCACCGGCGTGTCCGACATGTCGCCGCTGGACAAGCAGATCGAACTGATCCGCAAGGTGGCGCCGAAAGCCAAGCGCATCGGCGTGATCTACAGCCCGGGCGAAGCGAATTCGGTATCCATCGTCGAGTCGCTCAAGAAGCTGCTGGCCGGCACCGACCTGACCCTGGTCGAAGGCGCCGCTGCCCGCACCATCGATGTGCCTAGCGCCGCGCAAAGCCTGGTGGGCAAGGTCGACGTCATCTACGCACCTACCGACAACAACGTCATGTCGGCCTTCGAAGGCATCGTCAAGGTGGCGGAACAAGCCAAGCTGCCTGTAGTAGCCGCCGACACCGACGCGGTAAAACGCGGCGCGGCTGCCGCCATCGGCCTCAACTACTACGACCTCGGCCGCCAGGCCGGCAAGATCGTGGTGCGCATCCTGAAGGGCGAAGCCGCCGGCAAGATCGCTTCGCAAACCAGCACGACATTCGAACTCTACGTCAATCCTAAAGCTGCGCTGAAACAGGGCCTGACCTTGCCGGCTGACCTGGTCAAGTCGGCCAAGGTGGTCGAGCAATAA
- a CDS encoding ABC transporter permease, giving the protein MSLIASLGAIEIGLIFGLVALGVFLSFRVVNFPDLTVDGSFPLGGAVAATLIVSGWNPFLATFIALLAGGLAGCVTACLNVYLKIMQLLASILVMIALYSVNLRIMGKPNVALISEPTVFSMTSIGDLPDYWVQPLVMLVIVLIAKLLLDAFFASETGLSMRATGANARMARAQGISTSRQTVWGLAISNALVALAGALFVQTQGGADISMGIGTIVIGLAAVIIGETVLPARSLVVTTAACIFGAVLYRFFIALALDMDFIGLKAQDLNLVTALLVGLALLIPNFKRSYKRMRGSGKPKPSASINTGLAPRKGEN; this is encoded by the coding sequence ATGTCGCTCATCGCTTCGCTAGGCGCCATTGAGATCGGCCTGATTTTTGGCCTGGTCGCGCTTGGCGTGTTCTTGTCTTTCCGTGTCGTCAATTTTCCCGACCTGACGGTCGACGGCAGTTTTCCCCTCGGCGGCGCAGTGGCCGCCACCTTGATCGTCTCCGGCTGGAATCCTTTCCTCGCCACTTTCATCGCACTGCTGGCCGGCGGACTGGCGGGCTGCGTGACAGCCTGCCTGAATGTCTACCTGAAGATCATGCAATTGTTGGCCAGCATCCTGGTGATGATCGCGCTGTATTCGGTCAACCTGCGCATCATGGGCAAACCCAACGTGGCGCTGATCAGCGAGCCGACGGTGTTCAGCATGACCAGCATCGGCGACCTGCCGGACTACTGGGTGCAGCCGCTGGTGATGCTGGTGATCGTGCTGATCGCCAAGCTCCTGCTGGATGCTTTTTTCGCGTCGGAAACCGGTCTGTCGATGCGCGCCACCGGCGCCAATGCGCGCATGGCGCGCGCCCAGGGCATTTCCACCAGCCGCCAGACGGTATGGGGCCTGGCGATTTCCAATGCGTTGGTAGCGCTGGCGGGCGCGTTGTTCGTGCAGACCCAAGGCGGCGCCGACATTTCGATGGGCATCGGCACCATCGTGATCGGCCTGGCAGCGGTGATCATCGGTGAAACCGTGCTGCCGGCGCGCAGCCTGGTGGTGACTACGGCGGCCTGTATTTTCGGCGCGGTGCTGTACCGCTTCTTCATTGCGCTGGCGCTGGACATGGATTTCATCGGTCTCAAGGCGCAGGATTTGAATCTGGTCACGGCCCTGCTGGTCGGCCTGGCGCTGCTGATTCCTAATTTCAAGCGCAGTTACAAGCGCATGCGCGGTAGTGGAAAACCCAAGCCTTCCGCCAGCATCAACACTGGCCTGGCGCCGCGCAAAGGGGAAAACTGA
- a CDS encoding ABC transporter ATP-binding protein has product MLKLDNLEVTFNPDTPIENKVLRGLSLEIPSGQFVTVIGSNGAGKSTMLNAVCGDLMVDSGSITIDGTDATRRSSWQRADLVARVFQDPMAGTCESLTIEENMALAWKRGSPRGLRFSLNRNLRALFREKLSILGLGLENRLSDRMGLLSGGQRQAVSLLMASLQPSRILLLDEHTAALDPKTAAFILSLTAKIVESGKLTAMMVTHSMRQALDYGTRTVMLHEGKVILDVHGEQRKGMDVPDLLRMFETTRGEKIDDDKLLLG; this is encoded by the coding sequence ATGTTGAAACTCGATAACCTGGAAGTCACTTTCAATCCCGATACGCCGATCGAAAACAAGGTCTTGCGCGGCCTGTCGCTGGAAATTCCTTCTGGCCAGTTTGTCACTGTGATCGGCTCCAACGGCGCCGGCAAATCGACCATGCTGAATGCAGTCTGCGGCGACCTGATGGTCGACAGCGGCAGCATCACCATCGACGGCACCGACGCCACCCGCCGTTCCAGCTGGCAGCGCGCCGACCTGGTGGCGCGCGTATTCCAGGATCCGATGGCAGGCACCTGCGAGAGCCTGACGATTGAAGAAAACATGGCGCTGGCCTGGAAGCGCGGCAGCCCGCGCGGCCTGCGTTTCTCCCTGAACCGCAACCTGCGCGCGCTGTTCCGCGAAAAGCTCAGCATCCTCGGCCTGGGCCTGGAAAACCGCCTGTCCGACCGCATGGGCCTGCTGTCCGGCGGCCAGCGCCAGGCGGTCAGCTTGCTGATGGCTTCGCTGCAGCCGTCGCGCATCCTGCTGCTGGATGAACATACCGCCGCGCTCGATCCGAAAACCGCGGCCTTCATCCTGAGCCTGACGGCCAAGATCGTCGAATCCGGAAAACTGACGGCAATGATGGTGACCCACAGCATGCGCCAGGCGCTCGACTACGGCACGCGCACCGTGATGCTGCACGAAGGCAAGGTGATCCTGGACGTGCATGGCGAGCAGCGCAAGGGCATGGACGTGCCGGACCTGCTGCGCATGTTCGAAACCACGCGCGGCGAAAAAATCGATGACGACAAGCTGTTGCTGGGCTGA
- the aceA gene encoding isocitrate lyase: MTTREQQVAALAKDWAENPRWKGVTRNYSAEDVVRLRGSVQIEHTLAKRGADKLWKLLHEEPFVNSLGALTGNQAMQQVKAGLKAIYLSGWQVAGDANLAGEMYPDQSLYPANSVPLVVKRINNTFQRADQIQWSEGKNDIDFFAPIVADAEAGFGGVLNAYELMKSMIDAGAAGVHFEDQLASVKKCGHMGGKVLVPSREAVEKLNAARLAADVSGTSTLVIARTDAEAADLLTSDVDENDKPFLTGERTVEGFYKTRPGIEQAISRALAYSPYADLVWCETGKPDLAFAKKFAEAVHAKFPGKMLAYNCSPSFNWKKNLDDATIAKFQKELGAMGYKFQFITLAGFHALNYSMFNLAHGYARNQMSAFVELQEAEFAAADKGFTAVKHQREVGTGYFDAVTQAIQQGQSSTTALHGSTEDEQFFEAKVA, from the coding sequence ATGACTACACGTGAACAGCAAGTTGCAGCACTGGCCAAGGACTGGGCCGAGAATCCACGCTGGAAGGGCGTTACCCGCAATTATTCTGCAGAAGACGTGGTGCGTCTGCGCGGTTCGGTCCAGATCGAACACACGCTGGCAAAACGCGGTGCCGACAAACTGTGGAAGTTGCTGCACGAAGAGCCATTCGTCAACTCCCTCGGCGCACTGACCGGCAACCAGGCGATGCAGCAAGTCAAGGCAGGCCTGAAAGCGATCTACCTGTCGGGCTGGCAAGTCGCCGGCGACGCCAACCTGGCCGGTGAAATGTATCCCGACCAGTCGCTGTATCCGGCCAACTCGGTGCCGCTGGTGGTCAAGCGCATCAACAATACTTTCCAGCGCGCCGACCAGATCCAATGGTCGGAAGGCAAAAACGATATCGACTTTTTCGCGCCTATCGTGGCGGATGCGGAAGCCGGTTTCGGCGGCGTGCTGAACGCCTATGAACTGATGAAGTCGATGATCGATGCCGGCGCTGCCGGCGTCCACTTCGAAGACCAGCTGGCTTCGGTCAAGAAATGCGGCCACATGGGCGGCAAGGTGCTGGTGCCAAGCCGCGAAGCAGTTGAAAAGCTGAACGCTGCGCGCCTGGCGGCTGACGTTTCCGGCACTTCGACCCTGGTGATCGCCCGCACCGATGCCGAAGCGGCCGACCTGCTGACTTCCGACGTCGACGAGAACGACAAGCCGTTCCTGACCGGCGAACGCACCGTCGAAGGTTTCTACAAGACCCGCCCAGGCATCGAACAGGCTATCTCGCGCGCACTGGCTTATTCGCCGTACGCTGACCTGGTGTGGTGCGAAACCGGCAAGCCGGACCTGGCTTTCGCCAAGAAATTCGCGGAAGCGGTGCATGCCAAGTTCCCGGGCAAGATGCTGGCGTATAACTGTTCGCCATCGTTCAACTGGAAAAAGAACCTGGACGACGCCACCATCGCCAAGTTCCAGAAAGAACTGGGCGCCATGGGCTACAAGTTCCAGTTCATCACGCTGGCCGGTTTCCATGCATTGAACTACTCGATGTTCAACCTGGCGCACGGTTATGCCCGCAACCAGATGTCCGCATTCGTCGAACTGCAGGAAGCCGAATTTGCTGCCGCCGACAAGGGTTTCACCGCGGTCAAGCACCAGCGCGAAGTCGGCACCGGTTATTTCGATGCAGTGACCCAGGCGATCCAGCAAGGCCAGTCCTCGACTACCGCCTTGCACGGCTCGACCGAAGATGAACAGTTCTTCGAAGCCAAGGTTGCCTGA
- a CDS encoding Glu/Leu/Phe/Val dehydrogenase dimerization domain-containing protein: protein MKALLNAFESRAPEIVFEWHDAETPARGWIVINSLRGGAAGGGTRMRSGLDRREVESLAKTMEVKFTVSGPAIGGAKSGIDFDPADPRKDGVLRRWYKAVTPLLKTYYGTGGDLNVDEVHEVIPMTESYGLWHPQEGIVNGHFQPSDSARIQKVGQLRMGVAKVVEDARYTPAASRKYLVADLITGWGVAESVLHYYRLYGGNVAGKRVIVQGWGNVGSTAAYYLSKAGARVVGIIDRNGGLVKAEGYSHEEVHALFLNKQGNQLIADGMLSFDACNAAIWSVGADIFLPCAGSRLVRQEQVDQMVAHGLEVVASGANVPFADNDIFYGPIYEYADTKVAVIPDFVANCGMARAFAFLMQSEVEISDEAIFGDVSATVAAALEKCHGRSASRTGIAKVAFEIALQQLITPETSESAATRS, encoded by the coding sequence ATGAAGGCTTTATTGAATGCGTTCGAAAGCAGGGCGCCGGAAATTGTCTTTGAATGGCATGACGCGGAAACCCCGGCGCGCGGCTGGATCGTCATCAACTCGCTGCGCGGCGGCGCGGCCGGCGGCGGCACCCGCATGCGCAGCGGCCTGGACCGGCGCGAAGTGGAATCGCTGGCGAAGACCATGGAAGTCAAGTTCACCGTCTCCGGCCCGGCCATAGGCGGCGCCAAGTCGGGCATCGATTTCGATCCTGCCGATCCGCGCAAGGACGGCGTATTGCGGCGCTGGTACAAGGCGGTGACGCCTTTGCTGAAAACCTATTATGGCACCGGCGGCGACCTGAATGTCGACGAAGTGCATGAAGTGATTCCGATGACCGAGAGCTACGGCCTGTGGCATCCGCAGGAAGGCATAGTCAACGGCCATTTCCAGCCTAGCGACAGCGCCCGCATCCAGAAAGTCGGGCAGTTGCGCATGGGCGTGGCCAAGGTGGTGGAGGATGCGCGTTATACGCCGGCCGCCAGCCGCAAATACCTGGTGGCTGACCTGATCACCGGCTGGGGCGTGGCCGAATCCGTATTGCATTACTACCGCTTGTATGGCGGCAACGTGGCAGGCAAGCGCGTGATCGTGCAGGGCTGGGGCAATGTCGGTTCGACCGCGGCGTATTACCTGTCCAAGGCCGGCGCGCGCGTGGTCGGCATCATCGACCGTAACGGCGGCCTGGTGAAAGCCGAGGGTTACAGCCACGAAGAGGTGCATGCACTGTTCCTGAATAAGCAGGGCAACCAGCTGATCGCCGACGGCATGCTGTCGTTCGATGCCTGCAATGCGGCGATCTGGAGCGTCGGCGCGGACATCTTCCTGCCTTGCGCCGGCTCGCGCCTGGTGCGGCAGGAACAGGTGGACCAGATGGTCGCCCACGGCCTGGAAGTGGTCGCCAGCGGTGCCAACGTACCGTTTGCCGACAACGATATTTTCTACGGCCCGATCTATGAATACGCCGACACCAAGGTCGCCGTGATCCCGGATTTCGTCGCCAACTGCGGCATGGCGCGCGCCTTTGCGTTCCTGATGCAAAGCGAGGTGGAGATTTCCGACGAAGCGATCTTCGGCGACGTTTCGGCCACCGTGGCCGCGGCGCTGGAAAAATGCCACGGCCGTTCGGCCAGCCGTACCGGCATCGCCAAAGTCGCTTTTGAAATCGCCTTGCAACAACTGATTACGCCAGAAACCTCGGAATCTGCCGCTACCCGCAGCTGA
- a CDS encoding Lrp/AsnC family transcriptional regulator, producing the protein MHKIDIDQIDRKMLTFLQQNGRVSNLELAQAVNLSAPQCHRRHRRLEEAGFIVRYETRLNPASLGLFVIAFVHVSMEKGHINDLSGFKNAINEWPQILECYSVTGDFDYVLKVTAHDLKELSDFLMEKLMRMRGVSGVRSSVCLDEIKSTNMLPLPPA; encoded by the coding sequence TTGCACAAAATAGACATCGATCAAATCGACCGTAAAATGTTGACTTTTCTGCAGCAGAACGGCCGCGTGTCCAACCTGGAGCTGGCGCAGGCGGTCAATCTGTCGGCCCCGCAGTGCCACCGGCGCCATCGGCGGCTGGAAGAAGCGGGGTTTATCGTACGCTATGAAACCCGCCTGAATCCAGCCAGCCTGGGCCTGTTCGTGATCGCCTTCGTCCACGTCTCGATGGAAAAAGGACATATCAACGACTTGTCCGGCTTCAAGAACGCCATCAACGAATGGCCGCAGATCCTGGAATGTTACTCGGTAACCGGCGATTTTGATTATGTGCTCAAGGTCACCGCGCACGATTTGAAAGAGCTGTCGGATTTTCTGATGGAAAAGCTGATGCGCATGCGCGGCGTCAGCGGTGTGCGCTCCAGCGTCTGCCTGGACGAAATCAAGTCGACCAACATGCTGCCCTTGCCTCCCGCATGA